In the genome of Cydia strobilella chromosome Z, ilCydStro3.1, whole genome shotgun sequence, one region contains:
- the LOC134754310 gene encoding rho GTPase-activating protein 1, producing the protein MESEYQPKVSPMRAYSVMHGNTAEADESFTSLSDYHDYEPRLEFDDSELTQPIPSDDLDLPPELLDIPDNLLVIPDNLLQRSASDGTIEENFEEELAAKLEEIYTEIAATTLDDTFTELDESRLVEVVGDDAFGRRIIVVSACRLPSNKELPPDKLLKYLMCTLDKYVEQDYSLVYLHYGLTRNNKPPTSWLWKAYKAFDRKYKKNLKALYLVHPTNFIRIVMQMLKPAISVKFGRKVMYFNYLHELHPHVDLDKLRIPEQVTEYDQQLLSKNPKAAEAAKLILEKQPIAEQTDNSKDGLSPPPTQQFGVSLQFIKENNSNMVDAIPPVVRQCVEFLSQPDALETEGIFRRSVNISVIKELQRLCNRGEPISFKDNPHNAAVLLKTFLRYLEEPLLTFDLYEEILKFQLWSNRDKPRHVKILILEWLPPNNYKLLKYIIQFLWKVQDRSCLNKMTSSNLAVVFGPNLAWPPNGQMSLQAIAPINAFTDFLLKNQETIFII; encoded by the exons ATGGAGTCCGAGTATCAGCCAAAAGTTAGTCCCATGCGAGCATATTCAG TTATGCACGGAAACACTGCGGAGGCGGACGAGTCCTTCACCAGCCTTTCGGATTACCACGACTACGAGCCCAGGCTGGAGTTCGACGACTCGGAGCTGACGCAGCCCATACCCAGCGATGATCTAG ATCTACCACCAGAACTGCTGGATATACCCGACAACCTACTAGTTATACCCGACAACCTACTACAGCGGTCGGCCAGCGATGGGACCATTGAAGAGAACTTCGAGGAGGAGCTGGCTGCCAAACTCGAGGAGATCTACACCGAG ATAGCGGCAACGACGCTTGACGACACCTTCACGGAGCTTGACGAGAGCCGATTGGTGGAAGTGGTGGGCGACGACGCGTTCGGACGACGCATCATCGTTGTGTCCGCCTGCCGGCTGCCCTCCAATAAGGAGCTGCCCCCAGACAAGCTACTTAA GTACCTGATGTGCACCCTGGACAAATACGTCGAGCAAGACTACAGCCTGGTGTACCTACACTACGGCCTCACAAGGAACAACAAACCGCCCACATCCTGGCTCTGGAAGGCCTACAAGGCCTTCGACAGGAAATACAAGAAAAACCTTAAAGCCCTGTACCTGGTTCACCCAACTAACTTTATAAGGATAGTCATGCAGATGTTAAAGCCGGCCATAAGCGTGAAGTTTGGGAGGAAGGTCATGTATTTTAACTACCTACACGAGCTGCACCCGCATGTGGATTTGGATAAGTTGAGGATACCAGAGCAGGTTACTGA GTACGACCAACAACTACTCTCCAAAAACCCAAAAGCTGCTGAAGCTGCCAAACTAATATTGGAAAAGCAACCGATAGCGGAACAGACAGACAATAGTAAGGATGGTCTCTCACCGCCACCGACGCAACAGTTTGGGGTGTCGCTGCAGTTTATAAAGGAGAACAATTCTAACATGGTGGATGCCATACCGCCGGTGGTGAGGCAGTGTGTGGAGTTCCTTTCGCAGCCGGATG CATTAGAAACTGAGGGTATATTCCGTCGATCAGTGAACATTTCCGTGATAAAAGAGCTCCAGAGACTCTGCAACCGCGGCGAGCCGATATCCTTCAAAGACAATCCACACAACGCCGCGGTGCTGCTTAAGACCTTCCTTAGATATCTGGAGGAGCCATTACTGACGTTTGACCTTTATGAGGAGATCTTGAAGTTCCAAT TGTGGTCGAACCGCGACAAGCCGAGGCATGTGAAAATACTCATCCTAGAATGGCTCCCGCCGAACAACTATAAACTATTGAAGTACATCATACAATTCTTATGGAAG GTACAAGACCGGAGCTGCCTAAACAAAATGACTAGCAGCAACCTCGCGGTTGTGTTCGGTCCGAACCTCGCCTGGCCGCCCAACGGCCAGATGTCCCTGCAAGCTATCGCGCCCATCAACGCATTCACCGACTTCCTACTGAAGAATCAGGAGactatattcattatttaa